A section of the Xiphias gladius isolate SHS-SW01 ecotype Sanya breed wild chromosome 8, ASM1685928v1, whole genome shotgun sequence genome encodes:
- the fbxl22 gene encoding LOW QUALITY PROTEIN: F-box and leucine-rich protein 22 (The sequence of the model RefSeq protein was modified relative to this genomic sequence to represent the inferred CDS: inserted 1 base in 1 codon), which produces MYLGHTIQAAGSLLLPTSRPIAASGTGPLFXVLGRLTMHLTQLNRECLLHLFSFLDKDSRRSLSLTCNQLREVFLDPCLWNLLHFSSPCQLRRDNFVLGPSLRYLTICWYSSRVLQVCNIEDWLKSSFQKDICSRHESLVSTFLAHVCHMCPNLLELTLSGCGHITDQEVISVLRSCRKLRCLHLENCVRITDCSLEGVVAHGDGLEEVRVDFCRNITKAGLQAVREKRPGIQLSAERSADMIPDSKPEERVPLKRMLQKVLQFS; this is translated from the exons ATGTATCTAGGCCACACAATACAGGCTGCGGGCTCATTGTTGCTGCCTACCAGCAGGCCTATCGCCGCCTCAGGGACAGGgcccctct ctgtcttggGACGGCTCACCATGCACCTCACCCAGCTCAACCGTGAGTGTCTCCTCCACCTTTTCTCCTTCCTGGACAAGGACAGCCGTAGGAGCTTGTCCCTTACCTGTAACCAGCTGCGTGAGGTCTTCCTGGACCCCTGCCTCTGGAACTTACTCCATTTCAGCTCCCCGTGTCAGCTGAGAAGGGACAACTTTGTGCTGGGACCCTCATTGCGTTACTTGACTATTTGCTGGTATTCCAGCCGGGTCCTGCAAGTGTGCAACATTGAGGACTGGCTCAAGAGCTCGTTTCAGAAGGACATCTGCAGTAGACATGAGAGCCTGGTCAGCACTTTCCTGGCCCATGTCTGCcacat GTGTCCCAACCTGCTCGAGCTTACCTTGTCTGGCTGCGGACACATCACTGACCAGGAAGTGATCTCCGTGCTGCGGAGCTGCAGGAAGCTACGCTGCCTCCACCTGGAGAACTGCGTCCGCATCACAGACTGCAGCCTGGAAGGTGTGGTGGCTCACGGAGACGGTCTGGAGGAGGTGAGGGTGGACTTCTGTAGGAATATCACTAAGGCGGGGCTGCAGGCTGTCAGGGAGAAGAGGCCGGGCATACAGCTGAGTGCAGAGAGGAGCGCTGATATGATCCCTGACAGCAAGCCTGAGGAGCGGGTGCCGCTTAAGAGGATGCTGCAGAAAGTCCTGCAGTTCTCCTGA
- the si:dkeyp-73b11.8 gene encoding BPTI/Kunitz domain-containing protein isoform X3: MSNKVGDFCQLSSDPGQGFDFIFRFYYDAATDECSPFIYKGQGGNANRFENEKQCIRNCSTIAESLYPMNESHACRLKKAEGRCSGYQLRYYYSSVYKKCKRFIWTGCIGNGNRFFDHNSCNTTCTGIEDEGDEVEEDEPDTPIAIILGVLLAVVIVAVLITGIVLIINSKKKSSKKKATGKSKDPESDSPLQEKGIEME, encoded by the exons ATGAGCAATAAGGTGGGAG ATTTCTGTCAGTTGTCCTCTGATCCAGGCCAAGGCTTTGACTTCATCTTCAGATTTTACTATGATGCCGCCACAGATGAGTGCAGTCCTTTCATAtacaaaggccaaggaggaaaTGCCAACcgttttgaaaatgaaaaacagtgcaTAAGAAACTGTTCCACCATAGCAGAGAGTCTCTACCCCATGAATG AATCTCATGCTTGCCGCCTTAAAAAGGCCGAAGGTAGATGCAGTGGTTATCAGCTGAGATACTATTATAGTTCTGtttataaaaaatgcaaaaggttCATTTGGACTGGCTGCATTGGAAACGGAAACAGATTTTTTGACCATAACAGCTGCAATACCACATGCACTGGCATCGAAG ATGAAGGTGATGAAGTGGAGGAGGACGAGCCAGACACTCCTATTG CAATCATCTTGGGAGTTTTGCTTGCTGTCGTCATTGTCGCTGTCCTCATAACTGGGATCGTCCTGATCATCAACTCCAA GAAAAAAAGCTCCAAGAAGAAGGCAACAGGGAAAAGTAAAGACCCCGAGTCTGACTCACCTCTTCAGGAGAAGGGAATTGAAATGGAATAG
- the si:dkeyp-73b11.8 gene encoding BPTI/Kunitz domain-containing protein isoform X2 codes for MKHLLFWGMAFAVIHISHSSNRDFCQLSSDPGQGFDFIFRFYYDAATDECSPFIYKGQGGNANRFENEKQCIRNCSTIAESLYPMNESHACRLKKAEGRCSGYQLRYYYSSVYKKCKRFIWTGCIGNGNRFFDHNSCNTTCTGIEDEGDEVEEDEPDTPIAIILGVLLAVVIVAVLITGIVLIINSKKKSSKKKATGKSKDPESDSPLQEKGIEME; via the exons ATGAAGCACCTTCTGTTTTGGGGGATGGCTTTTGCTGTAATCCACATCAGCCATTCAAGCAATCGAG ATTTCTGTCAGTTGTCCTCTGATCCAGGCCAAGGCTTTGACTTCATCTTCAGATTTTACTATGATGCCGCCACAGATGAGTGCAGTCCTTTCATAtacaaaggccaaggaggaaaTGCCAACcgttttgaaaatgaaaaacagtgcaTAAGAAACTGTTCCACCATAGCAGAGAGTCTCTACCCCATGAATG AATCTCATGCTTGCCGCCTTAAAAAGGCCGAAGGTAGATGCAGTGGTTATCAGCTGAGATACTATTATAGTTCTGtttataaaaaatgcaaaaggttCATTTGGACTGGCTGCATTGGAAACGGAAACAGATTTTTTGACCATAACAGCTGCAATACCACATGCACTGGCATCGAAG ATGAAGGTGATGAAGTGGAGGAGGACGAGCCAGACACTCCTATTG CAATCATCTTGGGAGTTTTGCTTGCTGTCGTCATTGTCGCTGTCCTCATAACTGGGATCGTCCTGATCATCAACTCCAA GAAAAAAAGCTCCAAGAAGAAGGCAACAGGGAAAAGTAAAGACCCCGAGTCTGACTCACCTCTTCAGGAGAAGGGAATTGAAATGGAATAG
- the usp3 gene encoding ubiquitin carboxyl-terminal hydrolase 3, which produces MECPHLNSNVSCAVDSSRFPNGTPSSWCCNVCRSNKSPWICLTCLMVHCGRYVNGHAKKHFEESQVLGNSQRKGEKQEKEKSHHIVCMDCSNYSVFCYRCDEFVVNDTKLGQVQKVREHLQSLENSALMGDRQRKRKLQESPAPDSKLLKDTDGAALGATGLRNLGNTCFMNAILQSLSNIEQFSCYFKELPAVALRSGKTAGRRMYHTRSQGDNSVSLVEEFRKTLCSLWQGSQTAFSPDSLFYAIWKIMPSFRGYQQQDAHEFMRYLLDHLHRELQYSRNGASHPVSPQDGVRLSTAEGKCCINGTASVVTSIFGGILQNEVNCLICGTESRKFDPFLDLSLDIPSQFRQKRSKDQEPGPTCTLRDCLRSFTDLEELDETELYYCHKCKKRQKSTKKFWIQKLPKVLCLHLKRFHWTAFLRNKIDTYVEFPLKGLDMRGYLLEPENSSPGSCLYDLVAVVVHHGSGVGSGHYTAYGSHKGCWYHFNDSTVTLTNEETVRKAKAYILFYVERTGQVASDKTATNSKATNKPAADMAAMDSVSTEAVAQNMVAADMVATDSVFMDAAASHVVILDEKAPGNATLENVGKDMAVLDEFDTASVEAATDRDTSDKAAAEEASQAIQTVAQ; this is translated from the exons ATGGAGTGCCCTCATCTGAACTCAAACGTGAGCTGCGCTGTTGATTCCTCCAGGTTCCCTAACGGTACACCGTCCTCCTGGTGTTGCAACG TTTGCAGGTCTAATAAAAGTCCGTGGATTTGCCTTACCTGTCTGATGGTCCATTGTGGAAG ATATGTTAATGGACATGCAAAGAAGCACTTTGAAGAGAGTCAAGTCCTTGGCAACAGTCAAAGAAAGGgtgaaaaacaggagaaagagaaatccCATCACATTGTCTGCATGGACTGTAGCAACTACAGCGTATTTTG TTACAGATGTGATGAATTTGTTGTCAATGACACCAAACTTGGGCAGGTGCAGAAGGTGAGGGAACATCTTCAGAGTTTAGAAAA CTCAGCACTAATGggtgacagacagaggaaaagaaaacttcAGGAAAGCCCAGCTCCAGACAGCAAATTGTTAAAAGACACT gaTGGGGCAGCTTTAGGTGCTACAGGCCTGCGGAACTTGGGCAACACATGCTTCATGAACGCCATTCTTCAGTCCCTCAG CAACATCGAGCAGTTCAGCTGTTATTTCAAGGAGCTGCCTGCAGTAGCTCTACGCAGTGGTAAGACAGCAGGAAGAAGGATGTACCACACCCGCAGCCAAGGGGACAACAGTGT ATCTTTGGTGGAGGAGTTCAGGAAAACCCTTTGTTCCCTTTGGCAAGGGAGCCAGACAGCCTTCAGTCCAGACTCCTTATTTTATGCCATATGGAAAATCATGCCCAGTTTCAG GGGCTATCAGCAGCAGGACGCCCATGAGTTCATGCGTTACCTGCTGGACCACCTCCACAGGGAGCTCCAGTACAGTCGCAACGGAGCGTCTCACCCAGTCTCACCTCAGGATGGGGTCAGACTCTCCACAGCAGAGGGCAAATGCTGCAT AAATGGGACTGCCAGTGTTGTCACATCAATTTTTGGCGGAATACTTCAGAATGAAGTCAACTGCCTGATATGTGGGACAGAATCTCGGAAGTTTGATCCATTTCTTG ATCTGTCTTTGGACATTCCCAGCCAGTTCAGACAAAAGAGAAGTAAGGACCAGGAGCCAGGGCCGACATGCACTTTGCGTG actgcTTACGTAGCTTCACTGACCTGGAAGAACTTGATGAAACAGAGCTGTACTATTGCCATAAGTGTAAAAAGCGACAGAAATCCACAAAGAAGTTCTGGATCCAGAAGCTGCCAAAA GTTTTGTGTCTGCACCTAAAAAGGTTCCACTGGACAGCTTTTTTGAGAAACAAGATTGATACCTATGTGGAATTTCCACTGAAAGGCCTGGACATGAGGGGCTACTTACTTGAG CCGGAGAACTCATCACCAGGTAGTTGCCTGTACGACCTAGTTGCTGTCGTAGTGCATCATGGTTCCGG GGTTGGATCAGGGCATTATACAGCATATGGCAGCCACAAGGGCTGCTGGTACCACTTCAATGACAGCACAGTAACTCTGACCAATGAGGAGACAGTGAGGAAGGCCAAGGCCTACATCCTCTTCTATGTGGAGAGGACTGGCCAGGTGGCCTCAGACAAGACTGCCACGAACAGCAAAGCCACAAACAAACCTGCTGCGGACATGGCAGCAATGGACAGTGTTTCTACAGAAGCCGTTGCTCAGAACATGGTTGCAGCAGACATGGTAGCCACAGACAGTGTTTTTATGGATGCAGCAGCCTCACACGTGGTTATCTTGGACGAGAAAGCCCCAGGTAATGCCACCCTGGAAAATGTGGGCAAAGACATGGCTGTACTCGATGAATTTGACACAGCGTCAGTGGAGGCCGCAACAGATAGGGATACCTCAGACAaggctgcagcagaggaagctAGCCAAGCAATACAAACAGTTGCACAATGA